Sequence from the Candidatus Omnitrophota bacterium genome:
ACAAACCTATCCATCCTTCTAAGTTCTTTAGGATTTATACCGTATGAGGCGGGATCAAAATTCTTTACTTCTGCACCTATGTGAGATGTAAAATAAGAAGTATCAATGCAGGTAAGTTTTGCGGCTCCGCTTTTTCCGTTAAATATGGCATCCCGGAAGTCTGCCTTTGTGTTCCCGACAGGTGATAAGATGCCTACACCAGTTATGACGACGCGTCTTGGTTTCATTATATGTTGAAAGGAGTTATATTCGCAATAGACGCTTTAATTACTGGCTTTTTGTTCAATATATTTGATAGCTTCGCCTACGGTCGCCATCTTTTCGGCATCTTCATCGGGAATCTCTATGCCAAATTCCTCTTCAAGCGCCATTACCAATTCTACCGTATCCAGAGAATCCGCTCCAAGATCATCTATAAATTTTGCCGCGTCAGTGACTTCCTCTTTCTTCACTCCTAACTGTTCAGCTATAATCGACTTCACCTTCTCGCTAACTGCCATCTCTACCTCCTTAAATGATCCCGCATTAGCGGGAGAATTTACATTACCATTCCGCCGTCTACTTTTATTACTTCGCCGGTTATATACTCGGAACTATCGCTGGCCAAAAAAAGCGCCAGCTTTGCTACATCTAAGGCCTCGCCCAGTCTGCCCAAAGGAATCAGCTTAAGCATGGTATCCTTAAGCTCCTCGGAAAGCTTTGCGGTCATATCCGTATTTATGAAACCGGGCGCTATAGCGTTAACATTTATATTGCGCGAAGCAAGCTCCTTCGCCACACTTTTGGTAAAACTTATTATGCCGCCCTTTGAAGCGGCGTAATTTGCCTGGCCGGCGTTGCCTATTATCCCTATTATGGATGCTATATTAACGATTTTGCCGCTTCTTTGTTTTATCATTATTTTGGAAACGGCCTTCGTGCAATTGAACGTCCCCTTGAGATTCACGTTCAATACCGCATCCCAATCTTCTTCTTTCATTCTGAGCAAAAGATTATCGCGGGTTATCCCCGCATTGTTGATTAGTATATCTATTTTTGAAAATTTGTCAAGCACTTTCCCGGCCATCTCAAGAACCTCGGAATAATTTGTTACGTCTACTTTTACCCCCAAGGCCTTTACGCCGAGCGACTCTATCTCTTTTACTGCCGTTTGAATAGATTCGTCGTTAATATCACATATACAGATATCGGCGCCTTCCCGAGCAAAAAGAAGCGCCATCTCTTTGCCGATCCCTCTCGCGCCGCCGGTTATTAGCCCAACTTTACCCTTTAGTACCATTTTAATGCCCCTTTAGCTTTTTATTATGTTTATCCAGAAAATCTAACACAAAGGTAACCCTTTGTCAAACAGTTTTTCTGCTACCCTGCGTTATTGGTCCTTTTCTTATTGTACGCCCTCACGAATGCCTCTACGACGTGGGGGTCAAACTGTGTGCCGGCGCGCTCTTTTATCTCCTTTACAGCCGCTTCGTTGCTTCTTCGCTTTCTATAGGGCCTATCTGAAGTAATAGCGTCAAAGGCATCTGCCACACTTATGATCCTTGCTATTATGGGTATTTCGTCTCTTTTTAATCCGTCCGGATAGCCATTGCCATTATACCATTCCTGGTGAAGCCTTACAAAACGCGATATTTCACTAAGTTCGGGTATGGGCGATATGATAGACGCCCCCACTTCGGGGTGCTTTTCTACTATATCCTTCTCCTGAATGCTCAATTTTCCTTTCTTATTAAGGATAGAATCGGGTATGCCTATCTTTCCTATATCGTGCAGAAGCGCAGCGATACGCAGCATCTCTTTAAATCTACCGTTCGCGCGGACCTCCGGCACGCTGCCCAATTCTTCGGTTATCGCCATACAATACTTTGTCACGCGTTCCGCATGGCCGTGCGTATAAGCATCGCGGGCATCTATGGCCCTGGCCAAAGCAGTGGCAGTATTTATGAATAAGGCGTGCTCTCTCTCGTATAAATGCTCTATCTCATCTACCTTCCTGCGCAAGTTATCTATGAGCCTTGCGTTTGCTATTGCCATCGCCGCGTCATTCGCTAAAGTGGCGAATAGATTCATTTCTTCGCGTAAAAAGTCCTTGCCGGAAGACTTTTTACCCAAAATCAATATGCCGAGGAGTTCGTTCTTGAAAAAGCATGGCACGCACAACTCCGCATCCAATAATTCCATTTCCTTGAGTACCAGCCTCAGCTTATTATGGAACGATGCGTCTTTTGTGAGAAGCTGGCCGCTCTCCAGTATCCATTTGAGCTCTTTGAAGTTGACGGCTCCGCTATCAGAAATAAATTTGTTCTTTCTTTCGCTAAAAAGACCGATAATAGGGCTGTTTGGGTCAAGCCGTATACATCCGACGGGCATCTTAAGGCCCTTTTCGCCCCTTGAGTCTACAAGAATATAAGAATGCCTGTCGTTATCGTAAAGGAGCACTGCCAGATGTACAAGGCTGATCTCTTCGTTTATTATCTTACTTATCATCCTTATAAGGTGCTGGGGCTTTTTGAACCTTATCATACTCCTGGAGGCGTTGAATAACGCCTCCTGATAATCCTTGCCCAGTTTTAACTCTTGATGAAGTCCGGCGTGATTTTCGGCATCCCTATCCTGGATAGGAGCAGTTGTTTTAGGGGATATTTTATCCGTGTCTTTTTTAAGGACCTTATTGAAAAAAAGATCCTCTATTTCCTTCCAGTTATTATAATCCTGGTTCGTCGCGTGCATCAACTGATGTGTCTCCCGAAATTAAAGAAATTTCTGCGCCTGCCAAGGTTCGACATCACAACCTCCATGAGGTTCGCTAAAACAAGCGGTTTCGTTATGTATGCCGTCGCGCCGAGTGATTTCGCCTCTTTCATGGCCTCAAGGTCGCTAACGCATGTAACCATCACAACCTTCAGGTTTTTATTTATGCGCCTTATTTTTTTAAGTACCTCTATGCCGCTCATATCTTTCATCCTGATATCCAGAAGGGCGATGTGCGGTTTATCTCGTTCGGCTATCAATATCGCATCGCTGCCGTTTGTAGCGGTAAATACTTCAAAATTCCTCTCCGCAAAAAACCTCATCATAAAATCGCAAACGTCCCACTCGTCGTCGACAAGCAGTATCCTGGTCATGTCACTCTCCGCTTACTGGAAAACGCAACACGAAAGAAGTGCCCGTTCCGGCTTTACTATTGACGCCCACGCCGCCTTTATTTATCTCCGTCAGTTGCTTGACTATAAAAAGCCCCAGCCCTGTTCCGTTTGGTTTTGTGGTAAAAAAAGGCGCAAATATCTTATCCAAGTC
This genomic interval carries:
- a CDS encoding HD domain-containing protein, with product MHATNQDYNNWKEIEDLFFNKVLKKDTDKISPKTTAPIQDRDAENHAGLHQELKLGKDYQEALFNASRSMIRFKKPQHLIRMISKIINEEISLVHLAVLLYDNDRHSYILVDSRGEKGLKMPVGCIRLDPNSPIIGLFSERKNKFISDSGAVNFKELKWILESGQLLTKDASFHNKLRLVLKEMELLDAELCVPCFFKNELLGILILGKKSSGKDFLREEMNLFATLANDAAMAIANARLIDNLRRKVDEIEHLYEREHALFINTATALARAIDARDAYTHGHAERVTKYCMAITEELGSVPEVRANGRFKEMLRIAALLHDIGKIGIPDSILNKKGKLSIQEKDIVEKHPEVGASIISPIPELSEISRFVRLHQEWYNGNGYPDGLKRDEIPIIARIISVADAFDAITSDRPYRKRRSNEAAVKEIKERAGTQFDPHVVEAFVRAYNKKRTNNAG
- the acpP gene encoding acyl carrier protein, which codes for MAVSEKVKSIIAEQLGVKKEEVTDAAKFIDDLGADSLDTVELVMALEEEFGIEIPDEDAEKMATVGEAIKYIEQKASN
- the fabG gene encoding 3-oxoacyl-[acyl-carrier-protein] reductase, producing MVLKGKVGLITGGARGIGKEMALLFAREGADICICDINDESIQTAVKEIESLGVKALGVKVDVTNYSEVLEMAGKVLDKFSKIDILINNAGITRDNLLLRMKEEDWDAVLNVNLKGTFNCTKAVSKIMIKQRSGKIVNIASIIGIIGNAGQANYAASKGGIISFTKSVAKELASRNINVNAIAPGFINTDMTAKLSEELKDTMLKLIPLGRLGEALDVAKLALFLASDSSEYITGEVIKVDGGMVM
- a CDS encoding response regulator; translated protein: MTRILLVDDEWDVCDFMMRFFAERNFEVFTATNGSDAILIAERDKPHIALLDIRMKDMSGIEVLKKIRRINKNLKVVMVTCVSDLEAMKEAKSLGATAYITKPLVLANLMEVVMSNLGRRRNFFNFGRHIS